From a single Granulicella aggregans genomic region:
- a CDS encoding amidohydrolase family protein — protein MALQDASPAKSDKFVDMVSATAEVDLRLSDFHPRSTLQRKPQIVERPKFPVIDYHNHLDSMEPKDVLAIMDACGIEHLVNITMQVGEKALAMIDKYHSASPERFSTIGWMDWSGVDRPDFVQVTLDRLQRQIDHGIVGIKFWKDLGLTLRGTDGALLRIDDERFAPIFEACGKWNLPVMFHTSDPTAFFSPIDQFNERYEELAAHPDWGFSDVPVTKRELLEQRNRVIARHPSTTFVGAHCAESGEDLGYLEEQLDAMPNLLIDFSARTPELGRQPYTARKLFLKYADRILFGTDLLPDVEMYRLYYRFLETDDEYFEYPSHASRQGRWNIYGLFLPDDVLKKVYRDNALKLLPRLR, from the coding sequence ATGGCTTTACAGGACGCTTCACCGGCTAAATCTGACAAGTTTGTAGACATGGTGAGCGCCACCGCCGAGGTCGACCTGCGCCTCAGCGACTTCCACCCTCGTTCCACTCTACAGCGCAAGCCGCAGATCGTGGAACGGCCAAAGTTCCCGGTAATCGACTATCACAATCACCTCGATTCCATGGAGCCCAAGGACGTCCTCGCGATCATGGATGCGTGCGGAATTGAGCATCTGGTGAACATAACCATGCAGGTTGGAGAAAAAGCGCTGGCGATGATCGACAAGTATCATAGCGCCTCGCCGGAGCGATTTTCGACCATCGGCTGGATGGACTGGAGCGGCGTGGATCGCCCGGACTTCGTCCAGGTCACACTCGACCGCTTGCAGCGCCAGATCGACCACGGCATCGTCGGCATCAAGTTCTGGAAAGACCTCGGTCTCACCCTGCGCGGCACCGACGGAGCCCTGCTGCGCATCGACGACGAACGCTTCGCCCCCATCTTCGAGGCCTGCGGTAAATGGAACTTGCCCGTGATGTTCCACACCTCCGACCCAACTGCCTTCTTCTCGCCGATCGACCAGTTCAACGAGCGCTACGAAGAACTGGCCGCGCACCCCGACTGGGGCTTCAGCGATGTCCCTGTCACCAAGCGCGAGCTCCTTGAACAGCGGAACCGCGTCATCGCGCGGCATCCCTCCACAACCTTCGTCGGCGCGCACTGCGCGGAATCCGGTGAAGATCTTGGCTATTTAGAAGAGCAACTTGACGCGATGCCGAACCTGCTCATCGACTTCAGCGCCCGCACACCCGAACTCGGTCGCCAGCCCTATACCGCACGCAAGCTCTTCCTGAAGTACGCCGACCGCATCCTCTTCGGAACCGATCTGCTGCCTGATGTGGAAATGTACCGCCTCTACTACCGCTTCCTCGAAACCGACGACGAGTACTTCGAATACCCTTCCCACGCCTCTCGCCAGGGCCGCTGGAACATCTACGGCCTCTTCCTGCCAGACGACGTCCTGAAGAAGGTCTATCGCGACAACGCCCTAAAGCTCCTGCCCAGACTGCGGTAA
- a CDS encoding SIS domain-containing protein — protein sequence MSAQTSALTSLLELPIAEQESRGLAFTPREIAQQPATWAKTAALFESRHSEIIAFLEHAGVNSPLEARPVVMLIGAGTSDYIGESLALLLRQRWGCETSAVASTSLLPTMSEYVIPGRRYLWISFSRSGDSPEGVNVLEQALEVYPEISHLVVTCNANSRMAGLAANRVNAFTAVLDDAVNDRSLAMTSSFTNMVLFGQCLAHAWTFAEYKPILAGMIAAANKFLADSAELAKKLANGGSRRICMIGSGSLAAVAQEASLKVLEMSGGKIKTMWQTSLGLRHGPMAALDPDTDFICFLSSERTRLRYEIDLLREIREKKITATCLVVGLHANEAEALPFCDIYNGIDGSFPDAYRPPVDVIFGQLLGLYSSISFGLRPDAPSPAGVINRVVSDFTIYR from the coding sequence GTGAGTGCCCAAACCAGTGCCCTGACCAGTTTGCTGGAACTGCCGATTGCCGAGCAGGAGTCACGGGGACTAGCTTTTACGCCGCGAGAGATTGCCCAGCAGCCCGCGACCTGGGCCAAAACTGCAGCCCTCTTCGAGTCTCGGCACAGTGAGATCATCGCATTTCTCGAGCACGCCGGGGTAAACAGTCCGCTCGAAGCTCGCCCGGTCGTGATGCTCATCGGCGCCGGAACGTCGGACTACATCGGCGAATCGCTCGCTCTGCTCCTGCGTCAGCGCTGGGGCTGTGAGACCTCCGCCGTCGCCAGCACCAGCCTGCTGCCGACCATGTCTGAGTATGTCATCCCCGGTCGGCGCTATCTCTGGATCTCGTTCTCTCGCTCTGGCGATTCGCCCGAAGGCGTCAATGTGCTCGAACAGGCGCTCGAGGTCTACCCGGAGATCTCGCACCTCGTCGTCACGTGCAACGCAAACTCGCGCATGGCGGGTCTTGCGGCGAACCGCGTCAACGCCTTCACCGCTGTGCTCGACGACGCCGTGAACGACCGCAGCCTCGCCATGACCAGCTCCTTCACCAACATGGTGCTCTTCGGCCAGTGCCTCGCCCATGCGTGGACCTTCGCCGAGTACAAGCCCATCCTCGCAGGAATGATCGCGGCTGCGAACAAATTCCTCGCGGATTCCGCCGAACTCGCAAAGAAGCTCGCAAACGGCGGGAGCCGTCGCATCTGCATGATCGGCTCAGGCTCGCTCGCCGCTGTAGCGCAGGAGGCATCGCTCAAGGTCCTCGAGATGTCGGGTGGCAAGATCAAGACCATGTGGCAGACCTCACTCGGCCTGCGCCACGGCCCCATGGCAGCCCTTGATCCCGACACCGACTTCATCTGTTTTCTCTCGTCCGAACGCACGCGACTTCGCTATGAGATCGACCTGCTCCGTGAGATCCGCGAGAAGAAGATCACTGCGACTTGCTTGGTCGTTGGCCTCCATGCGAACGAGGCTGAAGCGTTGCCGTTCTGCGACATTTATAACGGCATCGATGGCTCGTTCCCCGATGCCTACCGTCCTCCCGTCGATGTGATCTTCGGCCAGTTGCTCGGGCTTTACTCGTCCATCTCCTTCGGCCTTCGTCCGGACGCACCAAGTCCAGCAGGAGTGATCAACCGCGTCGTGAGCGACTTCACGATCTATCGTTGA
- a CDS encoding sugar porter family MFS transporter, producing MTEGKSALSTPAFYSKFLLCIAGLGGLLYGIDVGISSAALLYLSKTVDLTVSQTSIIVAAVFGGSTISSLIAGFFADWVGRKKMVIISGLLFVLSVAIIVSSHGFATLLIGRLLQGLSGGVIAVVVPLYLAECLSAGSRGKGSGIFQFMLTFGIVAASLTGLYYIHQAEAAIALAGGNAALIRAAQDHAWRSMFLAVVYPGAAFFLGAFFLSETPRWLFRKGRLDEASAALRRAVSADEADREMREMQELALEDKQHAVATSGSGSLLQRKYVYPFLLACVILTLNQTTGINSVLGYLLVILKQAGMTATHAAQGDLTVKVLNCLMTIVGVALVDRKGRKFLLSLGTGGIVVAVLGAAFFFYAFESHRVDISQQLNTRIQGNTLNLSASDVKAWSPQGSGAMGLSILYSYGSGDKLATLVSTDLAPLAVAPEAEAATKPLIIRHAFLSRIPPERTGWFVTAFLALFIASYAAGPGVVVWLALSELMPTRIRSAGMGIALLLNQGASTLIAGVFLPAVANFGYFSMFLFWGGCTMLYFCTAVFFLPETKGKTLEEIERTFDPARA from the coding sequence ATGACCGAAGGCAAGTCCGCTCTCTCCACTCCCGCTTTCTACAGCAAGTTTCTGCTCTGTATCGCCGGATTGGGCGGTCTGCTCTATGGCATCGACGTGGGCATCAGCTCTGCGGCGCTGCTCTACCTGAGCAAGACGGTGGATCTTACCGTCAGCCAGACTTCGATCATCGTTGCGGCCGTATTTGGCGGCAGCACCATCTCTTCGCTCATCGCGGGCTTCTTCGCGGACTGGGTAGGCCGTAAGAAGATGGTCATCATCAGCGGTCTGCTCTTTGTACTCAGTGTCGCGATCATCGTCTCTTCGCATGGCTTTGCCACATTGCTGATTGGCCGCTTGCTGCAAGGGCTTAGTGGCGGCGTGATCGCGGTTGTGGTGCCTCTGTACCTTGCCGAGTGCCTTAGCGCGGGATCGCGTGGCAAGGGCTCAGGCATCTTCCAGTTCATGCTGACGTTCGGAATCGTAGCTGCGTCGTTGACTGGCTTGTACTACATTCACCAGGCGGAGGCAGCGATTGCGTTGGCGGGTGGAAACGCCGCATTGATTCGTGCGGCCCAAGACCACGCCTGGCGGAGTATGTTCCTTGCCGTCGTCTATCCTGGCGCAGCGTTTTTCCTTGGCGCATTCTTCCTGAGCGAGACGCCGCGCTGGCTGTTCCGTAAAGGACGCTTGGACGAGGCGAGTGCTGCGCTGCGGCGTGCCGTCTCCGCCGACGAGGCCGACCGTGAGATGCGCGAGATGCAGGAGCTCGCCCTCGAGGACAAGCAGCATGCCGTGGCGACATCGGGTTCAGGCTCGCTGCTGCAACGCAAGTATGTCTATCCGTTTCTGCTGGCGTGCGTCATCCTTACGCTGAACCAGACTACGGGCATCAACTCCGTCCTTGGCTACCTGCTGGTCATCCTGAAACAGGCGGGCATGACAGCGACCCACGCGGCGCAGGGCGATCTCACCGTGAAGGTGCTGAACTGCCTCATGACGATCGTTGGCGTCGCGCTGGTCGACCGCAAGGGCCGCAAGTTTCTGCTCAGTCTGGGCACAGGCGGCATCGTGGTGGCGGTGCTTGGCGCGGCGTTCTTCTTCTATGCATTTGAGTCCCATCGCGTCGATATCAGCCAGCAGTTAAACACACGCATCCAGGGCAACACGTTGAACCTGAGCGCGAGCGATGTCAAAGCCTGGTCACCACAGGGTTCTGGCGCTATGGGCTTGAGCATCCTCTACTCCTACGGCAGCGGCGACAAGCTCGCGACGCTGGTCAGCACCGACCTGGCACCGCTCGCCGTAGCGCCCGAGGCCGAGGCCGCAACCAAGCCGCTCATCATCCGTCACGCCTTTCTCAGCCGCATCCCCCCCGAGCGCACCGGATGGTTCGTCACCGCCTTCCTCGCGCTGTTTATTGCGAGCTACGCGGCTGGCCCCGGCGTTGTGGTGTGGCTTGCGCTCTCGGAGCTGATGCCTACTCGCATACGCTCCGCTGGCATGGGAATCGCGTTGCTGCTGAATCAGGGCGCATCCACGTTGATCGCGGGCGTCTTCCTGCCTGCGGTCGCAAACTTTGGCTACTTCTCCATGTTCCTGTTCTGGGGTGGCTGCACGATGCTCTACTTCTGCACTGCCGTCTTCTTCCTGCCGGAGACCAAGGGCAAGACGCTTGAAGAGATTGAACGGACCTTTGACCCGGCGCGTGCTTGA
- a CDS encoding alpha/beta fold hydrolase: MKLFIAALASSMLACGPNARAAQKPTIVLVHGAFEDSQIWGHVSAKLESDGYKVVAVNLPGRPGNPMAPDKVSLDLYRDTVVKALGTTKGPAVVVGHSFGGIVISAVAEQAPKKVKTLVYLAAYLPQDGDSLVSMAQKDADAKIGPHLQIQKEKGIASIEYSARADLFANGGPEELRKAIPDLILDEPLAPLATPVKVTAARFGKVDKVYIHTALDQVISPAFQAQMVTATPVRAEYTLQTGHTPFLTDPDGLAEDIEKAAQ; the protein is encoded by the coding sequence ATGAAACTGTTTATCGCTGCTCTCGCCTCATCTATGCTCGCTTGTGGCCCAAATGCCAGGGCTGCACAAAAGCCGACCATAGTGCTCGTCCACGGTGCTTTCGAAGATTCGCAGATTTGGGGTCACGTGTCGGCGAAGCTGGAATCGGACGGCTACAAGGTCGTGGCTGTCAATCTGCCGGGACGTCCGGGCAACCCGATGGCTCCTGACAAGGTCAGTCTCGATCTGTATCGGGACACCGTCGTTAAGGCGCTTGGGACCACAAAAGGCCCTGCGGTGGTTGTAGGCCATAGCTTCGGCGGCATTGTTATCTCAGCTGTTGCTGAACAAGCGCCGAAGAAGGTCAAGACGCTGGTCTACCTGGCCGCTTACCTGCCGCAAGATGGGGATTCGTTGGTTTCGATGGCACAGAAAGATGCCGATGCCAAGATCGGTCCGCATCTGCAGATTCAGAAGGAAAAAGGAATCGCCTCCATTGAGTATTCTGCACGCGCTGACCTTTTTGCGAACGGCGGTCCCGAGGAGCTGCGCAAGGCAATTCCCGACCTGATTCTGGATGAGCCCCTGGCACCGCTGGCTACGCCTGTGAAGGTCACGGCCGCGAGGTTTGGCAAAGTGGACAAGGTCTATATCCACACAGCTCTCGATCAGGTGATCAGCCCCGCGTTTCAGGCGCAGATGGTGACCGCCACTCCGGTACGGGCGGAGTACACCCTCCAGACGGGGCACACCCCCTTCCTCACCGATCCTGATGGCCTGGCTGAAGATATCGAGAAGGCCGCCCAGTAA
- a CDS encoding AraC family transcriptional regulator, with amino-acid sequence MTVSSGKAQDFGMSAARIDVLSEVLTLIRLRGELVYTAFLGEPWGLEFQPGAAHFHFVRKGSAWVVPTDGKPTRVSEGDLVLLPLGRGHVLTDVLGSPAEKIEVVAAKYFDREKLVLSHGGDSNVTQTISGFFTFEGSPLPAVMSALPPIIHIPCGDAGSPRWLEAISNFLVSEAQQPDPGSSLMISRLIDLLVIRTLRSWAATEVNRMGWLGGLGEESIGRVLNAMHADPFRRWTVGAFAKIAGMSRSIFAERFTKAVGKSPLRYLAQWRLTLAVDLLRSSNLKVTEVAYRCGYASDAAFSRAFKANFGYAPSEAKKRQAAL; translated from the coding sequence ATGACTGTCTCCTCCGGAAAGGCGCAGGATTTCGGCATGTCGGCAGCACGCATTGACGTGCTCTCAGAGGTGCTAACCCTGATTCGTCTACGCGGGGAGTTGGTGTATACCGCATTCCTCGGCGAGCCATGGGGTCTCGAATTCCAGCCCGGAGCGGCCCACTTTCACTTCGTCAGGAAAGGGAGTGCGTGGGTGGTTCCGACCGATGGAAAGCCGACACGAGTCTCTGAAGGGGATTTAGTCCTATTACCTCTAGGAAGAGGCCATGTCCTTACTGACGTCCTGGGCTCACCTGCTGAAAAGATCGAAGTCGTCGCCGCGAAGTACTTCGATCGCGAGAAGCTTGTCTTAAGCCACGGCGGAGATAGCAACGTTACCCAAACAATCAGTGGCTTTTTTACTTTTGAAGGCAGCCCTCTGCCCGCAGTCATGTCGGCTCTGCCGCCCATCATCCATATCCCGTGTGGGGACGCCGGCTCTCCCCGCTGGCTCGAAGCAATCTCGAATTTCCTTGTTTCAGAGGCACAACAACCGGACCCGGGCTCGTCCCTGATGATCTCCCGCCTGATTGACCTGTTGGTGATTCGCACTCTACGCAGCTGGGCAGCTACCGAAGTAAATCGTATGGGATGGCTCGGAGGCTTGGGGGAAGAGAGCATCGGGCGCGTCCTGAACGCCATGCACGCCGATCCCTTCCGCCGCTGGACCGTTGGAGCCTTCGCCAAAATCGCAGGCATGTCACGCTCTATCTTTGCGGAACGTTTCACAAAGGCCGTCGGAAAATCGCCACTCCGATATCTGGCTCAATGGCGTCTCACTCTGGCAGTCGACCTGCTCCGCAGCAGCAACTTGAAGGTGACGGAAGTCGCATACAGATGCGGGTATGCTTCGGACGCGGCATTCAGCCGGGCATTTAAAGCGAACTTCGGGTATGCCCCAAGCGAAGCAAAAAAACGGCAGGCAGCGCTATGA
- a CDS encoding D-tagatose-bisphosphate aldolase, class II, non-catalytic subunit encodes MSTLLQEHLKQGTDGKQAGITSVCSAHPLVLRAAAELAAEQGTLLLIEATSNQVNQFGGYTGMKPADFRIFAEEIVTKAGLNLSKLILGGDHLGPNPWKSLPVVEAMGHAVAMVSAYAAAGFTKIHLDASMSCASDPVPLSDEEVASRSVKLCAAAEASAPAGQDKPVYVIGTEVPTPGGATRSLDGLQITPPEAAAHTLEVHRAAFAEKGLNAAWHRVIAMVVQPGVEFDHDSVVHYKHSKAEALIAWRRDQAPSIVFEAHSTDYQFASAYGELVQDGFAILKVGPALTFALREAFDALASIETLLVTATKQSNLLAVIDETMLAHPDSWRPYYAGDAAQQALLRRFSYSDRVRYYWHYPEIANAVKQLVANLDAVKIPESVLSLYLPTQYERARAGKIAEDPASLIVDKVKDVLRIYAAGSNS; translated from the coding sequence ATGTCGACGCTACTGCAGGAGCACCTGAAGCAGGGAACCGATGGCAAGCAGGCAGGCATCACGTCGGTCTGCTCAGCACACCCGCTGGTCCTGCGAGCTGCCGCTGAGCTTGCCGCAGAGCAGGGAACTCTGCTGCTGATTGAAGCGACCAGCAACCAGGTCAACCAGTTTGGCGGATACACGGGGATGAAGCCCGCGGACTTCCGCATCTTCGCGGAAGAGATCGTGACCAAGGCCGGGCTTAATCTCAGCAAGCTCATTCTTGGCGGCGATCACCTCGGCCCCAATCCATGGAAAAGCCTGCCCGTAGTCGAAGCGATGGGGCACGCCGTCGCCATGGTCTCCGCATACGCCGCCGCAGGCTTCACCAAGATCCATCTCGACGCGAGCATGTCGTGCGCGAGCGATCCCGTGCCGCTCAGCGACGAAGAGGTCGCAAGCCGTAGCGTCAAGCTATGCGCCGCTGCGGAGGCCTCTGCTCCCGCTGGCCAAGACAAGCCCGTCTACGTGATCGGCACCGAAGTGCCAACACCAGGGGGAGCGACGCGCTCGCTTGATGGTCTACAGATCACGCCGCCCGAAGCTGCGGCACATACGCTTGAGGTGCATCGCGCGGCCTTCGCTGAAAAAGGCCTCAATGCCGCATGGCACCGCGTGATCGCGATGGTGGTGCAGCCGGGAGTGGAGTTCGATCACGATAGCGTCGTTCACTACAAGCACTCGAAGGCCGAAGCCCTGATCGCATGGCGTCGCGACCAGGCTCCATCGATCGTCTTCGAAGCGCACTCGACTGACTACCAGTTTGCGAGCGCCTATGGAGAACTGGTTCAAGACGGCTTTGCGATTCTGAAGGTCGGCCCCGCGCTGACGTTCGCGCTTCGCGAAGCGTTCGATGCGTTGGCTTCCATCGAGACGCTTTTGGTCACGGCCACCAAGCAATCAAATCTTCTCGCGGTGATCGACGAGACGATGCTCGCGCATCCTGACTCCTGGCGGCCCTACTACGCGGGTGACGCGGCGCAGCAGGCGTTGCTGCGCCGCTTCAGCTACAGCGATCGCGTCCGGTACTACTGGCACTACCCAGAGATCGCGAACGCGGTAAAGCAGCTCGTAGCGAACCTCGATGCTGTAAAGATTCCCGAGAGCGTCCTGAGCCTCTATCTTCCCACGCAGTACGAGCGTGCGCGAGCTGGGAAGATCGCAGAAGATCCAGCTTCGCTCATCGTGGACAAGGTGAAAGATGTTCTGCGCATCTACGCTGCTGGCTCCAACTCATAG
- a CDS encoding carbohydrate kinase family protein translates to MKAQTTPEVSQSGRRFDVTIAGEINLDLILYGLPQEMPVERELLASKFQVTLGSSSAIVAHNLAALGMKVGFVTRIGPDDFGKLALERLAESGVDLSHVQSGVGTSGTGVTILLPHERERHMFTYLGTIAELTTESLPLEYLEDSRHFHLSSLYLQRGLQPGLVALLRHLKAAGMTISLDTNDDPDGTWGGILNDILELVDVLLPSEGELMRMTETSSLDEALDVMGKRVPLIVVKCGARGALVYQNGESHVVPGLSVVPVDTIGAGDSFNAGFLSAYLRGATPVEAARMGNVTGALSTQGAGGTEAFRNAGLREGFLRKYRG, encoded by the coding sequence ATGAAAGCACAAACAACGCCTGAAGTTTCTCAGTCCGGTCGCCGGTTCGATGTCACCATTGCGGGCGAGATCAACCTCGACCTGATCCTCTACGGCCTGCCGCAGGAGATGCCGGTGGAGCGCGAACTGCTTGCGTCGAAGTTCCAGGTGACACTGGGAAGCTCCTCGGCGATTGTCGCGCACAATCTCGCGGCGCTCGGCATGAAGGTGGGCTTCGTGACACGCATTGGCCCGGATGATTTCGGCAAGCTCGCGCTGGAGCGGCTGGCGGAGAGCGGCGTCGACCTCTCGCATGTGCAATCCGGAGTCGGAACTTCAGGGACTGGCGTGACGATTCTGCTGCCGCATGAACGCGAGCGGCATATGTTCACGTATCTGGGTACGATTGCGGAGCTGACGACGGAGTCGCTGCCGCTCGAATATCTGGAAGACTCGCGGCACTTCCATCTCTCGTCGCTGTATCTGCAGCGTGGCTTGCAGCCGGGGCTGGTGGCGCTGCTGCGGCATTTGAAGGCTGCGGGAATGACGATCTCGCTGGATACGAACGACGATCCGGATGGGACTTGGGGCGGCATCCTCAACGATATTCTGGAGTTGGTCGACGTGCTTCTGCCCAGTGAAGGCGAGCTGATGCGGATGACGGAGACTTCGAGCCTCGATGAGGCTCTCGATGTGATGGGCAAGCGGGTTCCGCTGATCGTGGTGAAGTGCGGGGCACGTGGGGCGCTTGTCTACCAGAACGGCGAGAGCCATGTGGTGCCGGGGCTTTCGGTCGTTCCGGTCGATACTATCGGCGCGGGGGACAGCTTCAACGCGGGCTTCCTCAGCGCGTATCTTCGCGGCGCAACGCCGGTGGAGGCTGCGCGGATGGGGAATGTGACCGGCGCGCTTTCGACGCAGGGTGCGGGTGGGACCGAGGCGTTTCGAAATGCCGGGTTGCGGGAGGGGTTTCTGAGGAAGTATCGAGGGTAA
- a CDS encoding amidohydrolase family protein: protein MSYILADGWLITMNAKREVLESASVCVAGDRVAAIGTRTQMVERYPEAEVIDCAGKIVMPGMVNTHTHLFQTLLKGLGDDMVLKRWFTCMTGPSAIHLTADDARAAAMHGCVESIRGGVTTVLDFMYAHPKPGMIAAVVGAFEETGVRGFVCRGFASMGEEYGTPPELIETPEKAMGDAREQIRRFNKPGGRVQVGVACNMIWTVDEEGYRQTRKLADEEKVLVTTHIGETVFELETSAAKYGKTDTEFLSDIGFLGPDVVAAHCVHCTTDDIRLLLKHDVKVSNNPCSNQYLASGCAPIPEMLKAGLTVGLASDGPASSNNHSMIQAMKFAALQQKGVHQDAEIITAETVLEMATIGGARAVGLEGEIGSIEVGKKADIAVVDYDNAWMTPIHHPVSALVYSALGHEVVTVLIDGEIVMRDGVVRSVEERAVRRSAQLHADALTARAGTDAFKRRAWRSATV from the coding sequence ATGAGCTACATCCTGGCCGATGGCTGGCTGATTACGATGAACGCGAAGCGCGAGGTGCTGGAGAGCGCGAGCGTGTGCGTGGCTGGGGACCGCGTCGCGGCGATTGGTACGCGGACGCAGATGGTCGAGCGCTATCCCGAGGCGGAGGTGATCGACTGCGCGGGCAAGATCGTGATGCCGGGGATGGTGAACACACATACGCATCTCTTCCAGACGCTGCTGAAGGGCCTGGGCGACGACATGGTGCTGAAGAGGTGGTTCACCTGCATGACCGGGCCGAGCGCGATTCATTTGACCGCCGACGATGCGCGCGCCGCGGCGATGCATGGCTGCGTGGAGTCGATACGCGGCGGCGTGACGACCGTGCTGGACTTCATGTACGCGCATCCGAAGCCGGGGATGATCGCCGCCGTTGTAGGTGCGTTTGAGGAGACCGGCGTTCGAGGATTTGTATGCCGTGGCTTTGCTTCGATGGGCGAAGAGTACGGCACGCCGCCGGAGTTGATCGAGACTCCTGAGAAGGCGATGGGCGATGCGCGAGAACAGATTCGGCGATTCAACAAGCCGGGTGGGCGCGTGCAAGTGGGCGTCGCTTGCAACATGATCTGGACGGTCGACGAAGAGGGCTATCGGCAGACGCGCAAGCTGGCGGATGAAGAGAAGGTGCTGGTCACGACGCATATTGGCGAGACCGTCTTCGAGCTTGAGACCTCTGCTGCGAAGTATGGGAAGACCGACACGGAGTTTCTGTCGGACATCGGATTTCTTGGGCCGGATGTGGTGGCCGCACATTGTGTCCATTGCACGACGGACGACATCCGGCTGCTGCTGAAGCACGATGTGAAGGTGTCGAACAACCCTTGCAGCAACCAGTACCTTGCATCGGGATGCGCGCCGATTCCCGAGATGCTTAAGGCCGGATTGACGGTGGGACTGGCCAGCGATGGGCCAGCAAGCAGCAACAACCACAGCATGATCCAGGCGATGAAGTTCGCCGCGTTGCAGCAGAAGGGCGTGCATCAGGATGCGGAGATCATCACGGCGGAGACGGTGCTGGAGATGGCGACGATTGGTGGGGCACGAGCAGTTGGGCTTGAGGGCGAGATCGGGTCGATCGAGGTGGGAAAGAAGGCGGACATCGCGGTCGTCGACTACGACAACGCTTGGATGACGCCGATCCATCATCCGGTATCGGCTCTCGTCTATTCTGCGCTGGGGCATGAGGTGGTGACTGTCTTGATCGATGGCGAGATAGTGATGCGTGACGGAGTGGTGAGGAGCGTCGAGGAACGTGCGGTGCGGCGGAGCGCGCAGCTTCATGCGGACGCGTTGACGGCTCGCGCAGGAACAGATGCGTTCAAGCGCAGAGCGTGGCGGTCGGCGACGGTTTAG
- a CDS encoding carbohydrate porin has translation MDSGRHAMRVIGISLMLFLQRQAVAQVGSGSPDASAHVQVRTKAGDFTESPKESFPGQALDQDAAVLSRVPSDPLLHDDPFRTLLVPFDRSMNELRKERRLSLAATYTVVDQYATETPAGVRHNWATGRYDLVGGWKAYDHGGNAGSFSLLVRSGTNIGVSEQFNLSDQLGSGLVLNCLPGGGPQRPITLNVLYYRQDFYKKKLAFYIGKIHPNEFISLSLYNNDERSQFLNAENDGNLTIPSDGIYAGGAALEYQATEHIYVHAVTVDTEGGQERNLKTLAEKKYLNAIEFGWKKGSPTQQQHIFRFGLWRDDTADQGSGAGVGFGSDYELKSGWVPFGRLGIGTDRGTSIKRVFDAGLANIRPFGRRGDMFGASFTINDPSHGALHHESLFETFYRLRLTQSLDLGPDLEVSIHPTNSKPAYTTALLGFRLRLIL, from the coding sequence ATGGATAGCGGCAGGCATGCCATGCGAGTGATCGGCATCTCGCTGATGCTCTTTTTGCAGCGTCAGGCGGTCGCGCAGGTGGGCTCGGGATCGCCGGATGCGTCGGCGCATGTCCAGGTAAGGACCAAAGCTGGAGACTTCACTGAGTCGCCCAAAGAGTCCTTCCCCGGTCAGGCGCTGGATCAGGATGCGGCGGTGTTATCGCGAGTTCCATCTGACCCGCTGCTGCATGACGATCCCTTCCGCACTCTCCTGGTGCCGTTTGACCGGAGCATGAACGAGCTTCGCAAGGAGCGGAGACTCAGCCTCGCCGCAACGTACACCGTCGTCGATCAATATGCCACGGAGACGCCTGCCGGAGTGCGCCACAACTGGGCGACGGGACGGTACGATCTTGTGGGCGGATGGAAGGCCTATGACCACGGAGGCAATGCGGGTTCGTTCAGCCTGCTGGTGCGCTCGGGGACGAACATCGGTGTGAGCGAACAGTTCAATCTAAGCGACCAGCTTGGATCGGGGCTGGTGTTGAACTGCCTTCCTGGCGGTGGGCCGCAACGTCCCATCACGCTAAATGTTTTGTACTACCGGCAGGATTTCTACAAGAAGAAGCTGGCCTTCTACATCGGCAAGATCCATCCCAACGAGTTCATCAGCCTTAGCCTCTACAACAATGATGAACGCAGCCAGTTCCTCAACGCCGAGAACGATGGCAACCTGACCATTCCTTCGGATGGCATCTACGCCGGCGGAGCCGCGCTGGAGTACCAGGCTACCGAGCACATCTACGTCCATGCCGTTACCGTCGACACAGAAGGCGGCCAGGAGAGGAATCTTAAGACCCTGGCTGAAAAGAAGTACCTGAATGCAATCGAGTTCGGCTGGAAGAAAGGAAGCCCGACCCAGCAACAGCATATCTTTCGTTTTGGTCTGTGGAGAGACGACACCGCGGACCAGGGCAGCGGCGCCGGCGTTGGGTTCGGTTCGGATTACGAGCTCAAGAGCGGCTGGGTCCCGTTTGGGAGACTTGGCATCGGTACCGACCGGGGCACTTCTATCAAGCGGGTCTTCGATGCGGGGCTCGCGAACATACGGCCGTTTGGACGGCGCGGCGATATGTTCGGAGCGTCGTTCACCATCAACGATCCCAGCCATGGTGCTCTGCATCATGAGAGCCTCTTCGAGACGTTCTACCGGCTGAGGCTGACGCAGAGCCTCGATCTCGGCCCGGACCTAGAGGTATCGATCCATCCGACCAATAGCAAACCGGCCTATACGACCGCGTTGCTTGGATTCAGGTTGCGGCTGATCCTTTGA